One genomic window of Nakamurella panacisegetis includes the following:
- a CDS encoding oxidoreductase, translating to MVDGGQRAGLGLLVTEGTYPSTESRGYSGQPGIVTAEQAAGWARVAGAVHEQRGVVVMQLMNAGRGRSPFCGPGSARALGLMVRSHSPPVGGCGCTGHRTRRV from the coding sequence GTGGTCGATGGCGGGCAGCGCGCCGGCCTGGGGCTGTTGGTCACCGAGGGGACGTACCCCAGTACCGAGTCACGTGGCTATTCCGGCCAGCCGGGCATTGTCACCGCTGAACAGGCGGCCGGCTGGGCCCGGGTGGCCGGCGCCGTCCACGAGCAACGCGGAGTCGTCGTGATGCAGCTGATGAATGCCGGACGTGGCAGGTCCCCGTTTTGTGGGCCGGGCAGTGCTAGAGCCTTGGGGTTGATGGTTCGATCTCACAGCCCACCGGTTGGTGGGTGTGGGTGCACTGGGCACCGTACTCGGCGGGTGTGA
- a CDS encoding SDR family oxidoreductase, with translation MDITSRSVFMVGGTSGIGLELARRFRAAGSAVVVGGRRADLLVQLADEGLGTVEIDVTDADSVITARDEVLRILPGLDTVITMAGIGRPEDLRDPAHFTTTETTIAINLLGTIRAIDAFTPHLLERGRGTIITVSSGIGFLPFPLMATYGATKAAIHAYSEALRAQLAGTGVDVAELVPPAVATHMGSGNPHALALDAYGAEVMGLLAQDPTPHEILVQGVLMHRWAERDGTYADLVAQRSQALAMLPGRSPA, from the coding sequence ATGGATATCACCTCTCGTTCGGTTTTCATGGTTGGCGGTACCTCGGGGATCGGCCTGGAACTAGCTCGTCGGTTCCGGGCCGCCGGCAGCGCCGTCGTCGTCGGCGGGCGGCGCGCCGACCTGCTCGTGCAACTCGCCGACGAAGGTCTCGGCACGGTCGAGATCGACGTCACCGACGCGGACTCCGTCATCACTGCGCGCGATGAAGTGCTGCGTATTCTTCCCGGCCTTGACACGGTCATCACCATGGCCGGCATCGGCCGCCCCGAAGACCTCCGCGACCCGGCCCACTTCACCACGACCGAAACGACCATCGCGATCAATCTCCTGGGCACCATCCGGGCCATCGACGCGTTCACCCCGCACCTACTGGAACGCGGGCGGGGCACGATTATCACCGTCAGCTCCGGGATCGGATTCCTCCCGTTCCCGCTGATGGCCACATATGGCGCGACCAAGGCGGCCATCCACGCCTACAGCGAGGCGTTGCGTGCCCAGCTGGCCGGTACCGGGGTCGACGTCGCTGAGCTCGTGCCGCCGGCGGTGGCGACGCATATGGGGTCAGGCAATCCACACGCCCTTGCCCTGGACGCCTACGGCGCGGAAGTCATGGGCCTGCTCGCCCAGGACCCGACGCCCCACGAGATCCTCGTGCAGGGTGTGCTCATGCATCGCTGGGCCGAGCGCGATGGCACCTATGCCGATCTCGTGGCACAGCGCTCGCAGGCCCTGGCGATGCTGCCCGGCCGGTCACCGGCCTAA
- a CDS encoding multidrug effflux MFS transporter has product MASSTFSTSTSTNFDDRPAKLTHIGGTFILLLGALTAIGPFTIDMYLAAFPQITTDLGTRPAAVQLTITATLIGLALGQLLLGSVADAIGRRKPMLTGLGLYIIASVGIVFVTSVQLLTALRFLQGLGAAAGMVLSMAIVRDRFEGIQVGKAIARLMLVVGVSPCVAPLVGAQFLRLGSWRDMFIALAAVALALQLVAIFMLRESLPTHLRRSGGVVAAVRSYGALLRNPMFLGLALLSGFTMASLFTYVSSASFVFQEGFGLSATQFAIIFAAGGVTFTAGTQLNGLLLGRVAPEQILRGAVLGALVITATMVITSVIGLGVWPLILLLVGNMLAVGLLLPAISAVALDRNAHRAGSAAALIGATQFGIGAATAPLTGLFPEGSPTAMASVMLAATMVVVAIMFTIRPAMRRTTTRERSLARSKTL; this is encoded by the coding sequence ATGGCCAGTTCCACATTCTCGACCTCGACCTCTACAAATTTCGACGACCGGCCCGCCAAGCTGACCCATATCGGCGGCACCTTCATCTTGCTGCTCGGGGCGCTGACCGCGATCGGACCGTTCACCATCGACATGTATCTGGCGGCGTTTCCTCAGATCACCACCGATCTGGGCACCCGGCCGGCGGCCGTGCAGCTCACCATCACCGCCACCCTGATCGGACTGGCTCTGGGGCAACTGTTGCTCGGGTCGGTCGCGGACGCCATCGGCCGGCGCAAACCGATGCTCACCGGCCTCGGCCTGTACATCATCGCGTCCGTTGGCATCGTCTTCGTCACTTCTGTCCAGCTGCTCACGGCGCTGCGGTTCCTGCAGGGACTCGGTGCAGCCGCCGGGATGGTGCTGTCCATGGCGATCGTCCGTGACCGATTCGAAGGCATCCAGGTCGGCAAGGCCATCGCCCGGCTCATGCTGGTCGTCGGCGTCTCACCCTGCGTGGCACCCCTCGTCGGTGCCCAATTCCTGCGCCTGGGTTCCTGGCGGGACATGTTCATCGCCCTGGCCGCAGTCGCCCTGGCCCTCCAGCTGGTCGCGATCTTCATGCTGCGTGAGTCCTTGCCCACGCACCTGCGCCGGTCCGGTGGCGTCGTGGCGGCCGTCCGGTCCTACGGCGCGCTCCTGCGCAATCCGATGTTCCTGGGTCTGGCCCTGCTCAGCGGATTCACCATGGCCTCTCTGTTCACCTACGTCTCCTCCGCCAGCTTCGTCTTCCAAGAAGGATTCGGGCTGTCAGCAACACAGTTCGCCATCATTTTCGCCGCCGGCGGGGTCACTTTCACCGCCGGGACTCAGCTCAACGGCCTTTTACTGGGCCGGGTAGCGCCCGAACAGATCCTGCGTGGAGCGGTTCTCGGAGCCCTGGTCATCACCGCGACAATGGTCATCACCTCGGTGATCGGGCTAGGGGTCTGGCCGCTCATTCTGCTGCTGGTCGGGAACATGCTGGCCGTTGGCCTGCTGCTGCCGGCCATCAGCGCGGTCGCCCTCGATCGCAACGCCCACCGAGCCGGCAGCGCCGCCGCCCTGATCGGTGCCACACAGTTCGGGATCGGCGCCGCGACCGCACCCCTCACCGGGCTGTTCCCGGAAGGATCGCCAACCGCCATGGCCTCCGTCATGCTCGCTGCGACCATGGTCGTCGTGGCCATCATGTTCACGATTCGACCCGCTATGCGCCGCACCACCACCCGAGAACGCAGCCTCGCCCGCTCGAAAACCCTGTGA
- a CDS encoding NAD-dependent epimerase/dehydratase family protein encodes MAHVFVTGGSGFIGQVLIRRLVDNGHDVRALVRSETAAATVAALGATPVPGVLTEPDTWRDAVSGSQVLFHLAAETNLDADLARHRLVTVDGTRAALEVAREAKVPRFVNCGSEAALLAGDPLVDLDETAPLRPDSPAPYCAAKAQAETIVLDANTEDFTTVSIRPRFVWGAGSPVTDGFAAIAAAGQFAWIDGGRHTTDITFVDNAVEGLLLGWQHGKPGQAYFVTDQEPVEFREFMQAVFDIYDVDTPIPDIDLDTAAEVVPVPARWFIGQTCTLRTDKAVNDLGYRPIVSRAAALDTLRRSRHPEATSAGR; translated from the coding sequence ATGGCGCACGTCTTCGTGACGGGTGGGTCAGGATTCATCGGGCAGGTACTCATTCGTCGGCTGGTCGACAACGGGCACGACGTAAGAGCTCTCGTCCGGAGCGAGACGGCCGCAGCCACGGTCGCGGCCCTGGGAGCAACGCCCGTGCCGGGGGTGCTGACCGAGCCCGACACCTGGCGCGACGCGGTGTCAGGCAGCCAGGTGCTGTTCCACCTCGCGGCCGAGACCAACCTCGACGCCGACCTCGCGAGACACCGACTGGTGACCGTCGACGGGACCAGGGCCGCACTGGAAGTCGCACGAGAGGCCAAGGTTCCCCGCTTCGTGAACTGTGGCAGCGAGGCCGCACTGCTTGCCGGCGATCCCTTGGTCGATCTCGACGAGACCGCACCGCTGCGACCGGACTCGCCTGCACCGTACTGCGCGGCCAAGGCGCAGGCCGAGACCATCGTGCTGGACGCGAATACTGAAGACTTCACCACGGTCTCGATCCGTCCCCGATTCGTCTGGGGTGCCGGGAGCCCCGTGACCGACGGTTTCGCCGCCATCGCAGCGGCCGGGCAATTCGCGTGGATCGACGGAGGCCGTCACACGACCGATATCACCTTCGTCGACAACGCCGTCGAGGGCTTGCTCCTGGGTTGGCAGCACGGCAAGCCGGGCCAGGCTTACTTCGTCACCGACCAGGAACCCGTCGAGTTCCGCGAGTTCATGCAGGCCGTATTCGACATCTACGACGTCGACACTCCTATCCCAGACATCGATCTCGACACCGCAGCCGAAGTCGTTCCGGTGCCCGCCCGCTGGTTCATCGGGCAGACCTGCACTCTGCGCACCGACAAGGCGGTCAACGACCTCGGCTACCGACCCATCGTTTCCCGGGCAGCAGCACTGGACACGCTGCGTCGGTCCCGACACCCCGAGGCCACATCCGCTGGTCGCTGA
- a CDS encoding helix-turn-helix transcriptional regulator, whose protein sequence is MTADIEANRLGAYLRARRGLVSPQQAGIPSGGVRRVPGLRREEVAMLAGMSADYYLRLERGRDAHPSTQVLDALARVLCLDDVERDYLHGLVTPHTRRRRRTPERVPARLHQLLAAVGVPAFVEGRAFDVLAANEMAIALSPRLRPGENRLRSLLLDPEEQVFHKDWEASSAHFIAAFRESVGDNVGDPRFIELVGELSLASGRFREQWARHDVRALTGGTTTVNHPVVGELHLHRDKLPTEGLLLVLYYADAGSESAEKLALLSSLVEPRRTI, encoded by the coding sequence ATGACCGCCGACATCGAGGCGAATCGGCTCGGAGCGTACCTGCGGGCCCGTCGCGGGCTTGTCTCTCCGCAGCAGGCCGGCATCCCGTCCGGCGGGGTCCGACGGGTACCCGGCCTACGCCGCGAAGAGGTCGCGATGCTCGCGGGCATGAGCGCCGACTACTACCTCCGGCTGGAACGTGGCCGCGACGCCCATCCCTCCACTCAGGTCCTCGACGCGCTGGCGCGCGTGCTGTGCCTCGACGACGTCGAGCGGGACTACCTGCACGGTCTCGTCACGCCGCACACGCGGCGGCGTCGCCGGACTCCCGAGCGGGTTCCGGCCCGGCTGCACCAACTGCTGGCTGCCGTCGGAGTGCCCGCGTTCGTCGAAGGGCGGGCGTTCGACGTGCTCGCAGCCAACGAGATGGCAATAGCCCTATCGCCACGGCTGCGACCTGGCGAGAACCGGCTCCGCTCGCTGCTTCTGGACCCTGAGGAGCAGGTCTTCCACAAGGACTGGGAGGCGTCCTCGGCCCACTTCATCGCCGCGTTCCGAGAGTCGGTCGGTGACAACGTCGGCGATCCTCGGTTCATCGAACTCGTCGGCGAGCTCTCACTGGCCAGCGGTCGGTTCCGGGAGCAGTGGGCCCGTCATGACGTGCGGGCGCTGACCGGCGGCACAACCACGGTGAACCATCCGGTGGTCGGCGAACTCCACCTGCACCGTGACAAGCTTCCCACCGAAGGATTGTTGCTGGTGCTGTACTACGCCGATGCGGGCAGCGAGAGCGCCGAGAAGCTCGCACTCCTTTCGTCCCTCGTCGAGCCTCGAAGGACAATCTGA
- a CDS encoding IS3 family transposase (programmed frameshift) produces the protein MAGRKRHSAEDIVRKLRRADELTAAGRTMEEVAAELEVSAPTLYNWRRQYGGLDGDSAKELKDLREQNSRLKRLLAEAELEKDALREVAKGKILSPAVARRAVDMLIDTMKLSQRLACKAVGLNRSTYQRRPIAQTPADPDADLRAWLRRYATQHPLHGFRRAWAALRHDEGRQVNKKKVHRLWMDEGLQVRIYHPRKRVGINSVPQIAADAPKVVWAIDFQYDSTVDGKAIKIASMIDEHTRQSMLHIVERSITADRLVTHLQQAFDECGGPPQVLRMDNGPEFISDALQDFCRNKVGLIYIPPGTPWNNGHIESFNNRLRRECLNRNHWTNLREARVVIGDFKEDHNHRHRHSALGYLTPAEYGAQCTHTHQPVGCEIEPSTPRL, from the exons ATGGCTGGTAGGAAGCGTCATTCGGCGGAGGACATTGTTCGCAAGCTGCGCCGGGCGGATGAGTTGACCGCTGCGGGGAGGACGATGGAAGAGGTCGCCGCGGAGCTGGAGGTGTCGGCGCCGACGTTGTACAACTGGCGCCGGCAGTACGGCGGGTTGGACGGCGACTCCGCGAAAGAACTCAAGGACCTCCGAGAACAGAACAGCCGACTGAAGCGGCTGCTGGCCGAAGCGGAGCTGGAGAAGGACGCCTTGCGGGAGGTGGCCA AAGGGAAAATTCTGAGCCCGGCAGTGGCACGCCGCGCGGTGGACATGCTCATCGACACAATGAAGCTGTCACAGCGGTTGGCGTGCAAAGCTGTTGGGCTCAACCGGTCCACCTACCAGCGCCGCCCGATCGCCCAAACCCCCGCGGACCCGGACGCTGACCTGCGGGCCTGGCTGCGCCGCTACGCCACCCAGCACCCGCTGCACGGGTTCCGGCGAGCCTGGGCTGCGTTGCGGCACGACGAGGGCCGGCAGGTGAACAAGAAAAAGGTCCACCGCCTCTGGATGGACGAAGGACTGCAGGTGAGGATCTACCACCCCCGCAAACGCGTCGGCATCAACAGCGTCCCGCAGATCGCGGCGGACGCGCCGAAGGTGGTGTGGGCCATCGACTTCCAATACGACTCGACCGTCGACGGGAAGGCCATCAAGATCGCGTCGATGATCGACGAACACACCCGGCAGTCGATGCTGCACATCGTCGAGCGGTCGATCACCGCCGACCGCCTGGTCACACACCTGCAGCAGGCGTTCGACGAGTGCGGCGGCCCACCCCAGGTGCTGCGCATGGACAACGGCCCCGAGTTCATCTCCGATGCACTGCAGGACTTTTGCCGCAACAAGGTCGGCCTGATCTACATCCCGCCCGGCACGCCCTGGAACAACGGGCACATCGAATCATTCAACAACCGACTCCGAAGGGAATGCCTGAACCGCAACCACTGGACGAACCTCCGAGAAGCCCGAGTGGTCATCGGCGACTTCAAGGAAGACCACAACCATCGGCACCGCCACTCCGCGCTGGGCTACCTCACACCCGCCGAGTACGGTGCCCAGTGCACCCACACCCACCAACCGGTGGGCTGTGAGATCGAACCATCAACCCCAAGGCTCTAG
- a CDS encoding SigE family RNA polymerase sigma factor: MGRAGTFDDFFQLQQAGLVRYAALLAGSTAQGEDLVQDVLVKIYLRWDQLSDGEGNLLAYARRAVTNEHLSWRRRWSTRHIDAVGDRLPDTPVDPWLDGPDEELWQRLQALPARPRAALIMRFYQDLTDSEIAESLNCRTGTVRAHISRGLAALRIDGEPPQRPRPSSRSVAPAVAADPKGPRDER, encoded by the coding sequence GTGGGGCGAGCAGGTACGTTCGACGACTTCTTTCAGCTCCAACAGGCCGGACTCGTGCGGTACGCGGCCCTCCTGGCCGGCTCAACGGCACAGGGCGAAGATCTGGTGCAGGACGTTCTGGTCAAGATCTACCTGCGCTGGGACCAGCTCTCGGACGGAGAGGGCAACTTGCTGGCGTACGCGCGTCGCGCCGTCACCAACGAACACCTCTCCTGGCGTCGCCGATGGAGTACCAGGCACATTGATGCAGTCGGCGACCGCCTGCCGGACACTCCGGTTGATCCTTGGCTCGACGGTCCGGACGAGGAATTGTGGCAACGGCTGCAAGCTCTGCCCGCTCGACCACGCGCCGCGTTGATCATGCGGTTCTACCAGGATCTGACCGACTCCGAGATTGCCGAAAGCCTCAACTGCCGAACAGGAACCGTCCGGGCGCACATCAGCCGTGGACTAGCCGCGCTGCGCATCGATGGCGAACCGCCCCAAAGGCCAAGGCCGTCCAGTCGGAGCGTCGCACCCGCTGTAGCCGCCGACCCGAAGGGGCCCAGAGATGAACGATAG
- a CDS encoding pectate lyase family protein: protein MTLGPNVIVFDPSMSTAQIQATVDAVADQQMLNQFGTQRYALLFKPGTYGSVAQPLNFQVGFYTEVAGLGLNPDDVTINGSIDVYNQGDGSGALDNFWRSLANLHLAVTGPGGNHSTNGCYANTEFWAVSQASPVRRVDITGHTTFMDYCTGPNYASGGFVADSSFGSDTPVNGSQQQFYVRNSAMGGWSNGVWNQVFSGDLGAPAQSFGTKKADGSNADPYTTLATTPVSKEKPYLYLDADGHYRVFVPSAQTNSRGTTWQSGQTPGRSLPLSSFFVAQPGDSTSKINSALARGKNLLLTPGVYHTDRAIDVKRADTVVLGLGLATIEPDAGNIGMTTADVPGIDVAGLIFDAGVKKSSALLQVGDQRHHRDGHGSLHTSRSANPTALQDVFFRVGGAHVGRVETGLVVNADHTILDDIWSWRADHAQNASDVGWTVNTADNGVVINGDDVTATGLFAEHYQKYNVLWNGQRGETIFFQNELPYDAPNQALWSHQGEPGYPAYKVADSVRSHVAYGLGSYIYTNVNPSLHSANGFEVPDTPGVVMHDILTISLNQAGTIDHVINGVGAAVTPTYQGPSNITFYSNGTSN, encoded by the coding sequence ATGACATTGGGCCCCAATGTCATCGTCTTCGACCCGAGCATGTCCACGGCCCAGATCCAGGCGACGGTCGACGCGGTCGCCGACCAGCAGATGTTGAACCAGTTCGGAACCCAGCGCTACGCATTGCTGTTCAAGCCAGGGACTTACGGCAGCGTGGCCCAGCCCCTCAACTTCCAGGTCGGCTTCTACACCGAGGTCGCCGGGCTCGGCCTCAACCCCGACGATGTCACGATCAACGGTTCGATCGACGTCTACAACCAGGGTGACGGCTCTGGGGCGCTGGACAACTTCTGGCGTTCCCTTGCCAACCTGCATCTGGCGGTCACCGGTCCAGGTGGCAATCACAGCACCAACGGGTGCTACGCCAACACCGAGTTCTGGGCCGTGTCCCAGGCCTCGCCCGTGCGGCGGGTGGACATCACCGGCCACACCACGTTCATGGACTACTGCACCGGGCCGAACTACGCCAGTGGGGGCTTCGTGGCCGACTCCTCCTTCGGCAGCGACACGCCCGTCAACGGCAGCCAACAGCAGTTCTACGTGCGTAATAGCGCCATGGGCGGGTGGAGCAACGGCGTCTGGAATCAGGTGTTCTCCGGTGACCTCGGCGCCCCGGCCCAGAGCTTCGGTACGAAGAAGGCTGACGGCTCGAACGCAGACCCCTACACGACCCTGGCCACGACCCCGGTTTCCAAGGAGAAGCCGTACCTGTACCTGGACGCGGACGGGCATTACCGGGTCTTCGTCCCCTCGGCCCAGACGAATTCCAGGGGCACCACGTGGCAATCCGGCCAGACCCCTGGTCGCTCCCTCCCGCTGAGCAGCTTCTTCGTGGCCCAGCCCGGGGACTCGACCTCGAAGATCAACTCGGCACTGGCCCGGGGCAAGAACCTGCTGCTGACACCGGGCGTCTACCACACGGATCGCGCTATCGACGTCAAACGTGCTGACACCGTTGTCCTCGGCCTGGGCCTGGCGACCATCGAACCGGACGCCGGCAACATCGGGATGACCACCGCCGATGTTCCGGGCATCGACGTGGCGGGGCTGATCTTCGACGCCGGGGTCAAGAAGTCGTCCGCGCTCCTGCAGGTCGGGGATCAGCGTCACCACAGGGATGGCCACGGCAGCCTGCACACCTCCCGTTCGGCGAATCCCACCGCACTGCAGGACGTCTTCTTCCGCGTCGGCGGCGCCCATGTCGGTCGGGTGGAGACCGGTCTTGTCGTCAACGCCGACCACACGATCCTCGACGACATCTGGTCCTGGCGCGCCGACCACGCCCAGAACGCCAGCGACGTCGGATGGACCGTGAACACCGCCGACAACGGGGTCGTGATCAACGGCGACGACGTCACCGCCACGGGTCTGTTCGCCGAGCACTACCAGAAGTACAACGTCCTGTGGAACGGCCAGCGCGGCGAGACCATCTTCTTCCAGAACGAGTTGCCTTACGACGCACCGAACCAGGCCCTCTGGAGCCACCAGGGCGAGCCCGGCTACCCCGCCTACAAAGTCGCCGACTCGGTCCGGTCCCACGTCGCCTACGGCCTGGGCAGCTACATCTACACCAACGTCAACCCCTCACTGCATTCCGCGAACGGCTTCGAGGTACCCGACACTCCTGGAGTCGTGATGCACGACATTCTCACCATCTCGCTCAACCAGGCCGGAACGATCGACCACGTCATCAACGGAGTCGGCGCAGCGGTCACGCCGACGTACCAGGGCCCCAGCAACATCACCTTCTACTCCAATGGCACGAGCAACTGA
- a CDS encoding LysR family transcriptional regulator, with translation MASIRALECLVAVADCGSITEAARLLHLTQPAVSHQLAELERETRTPLFNRRPRGVSLTPAGNAAIPHARRTLEAAASAVLSARAVGDGTGGTLRVACAQSLTVPLVAPVLRDWHRRRPHVVVSLRESAVLAELLGFIDSGAVDIGLLPAPVPSGYVTSRIAEEEIVLTAPVDHRLARPGDVRLQELDGVALVHFAPDNGLRDWLDRSLAEAGVRPEPVMRTSITTAAPQLAAAGMGLSITPVSAVSAGLPASIRSFSPRWVRQLIAVTPAQPDPLSACFIADLRTRGVRVPRDVVRQLAGADRDAHP, from the coding sequence ATGGCATCCATCCGTGCGCTCGAGTGTCTGGTCGCTGTCGCCGACTGCGGATCGATCACCGAAGCCGCGCGACTGCTGCACCTGACCCAACCTGCCGTCTCACATCAACTGGCCGAGCTGGAACGGGAGACACGGACCCCGCTGTTCAATCGCCGGCCGCGCGGGGTGAGCCTGACCCCCGCCGGCAACGCGGCCATCCCGCACGCCCGTCGAACGCTCGAAGCGGCTGCGTCGGCGGTGCTCTCGGCCCGCGCGGTCGGTGACGGCACGGGTGGAACCCTGCGCGTGGCGTGCGCCCAGAGCCTCACCGTGCCGCTCGTCGCGCCGGTCCTGCGCGACTGGCACCGCCGGCGCCCGCACGTCGTGGTCAGCCTGCGCGAGTCCGCCGTGCTGGCCGAGTTGCTCGGCTTCATCGACAGTGGGGCGGTGGACATCGGGCTGCTGCCCGCGCCGGTCCCGTCGGGCTACGTGACCAGCAGGATCGCCGAGGAGGAAATTGTCCTGACGGCACCGGTCGATCACCGTCTGGCCCGGCCGGGCGATGTACGTCTGCAGGAGCTCGATGGTGTTGCCCTGGTGCACTTCGCACCGGACAACGGACTGCGCGACTGGTTGGACCGCTCACTGGCGGAGGCGGGGGTGCGGCCCGAACCGGTGATGAGAACCTCGATCACCACGGCTGCGCCGCAACTGGCCGCCGCTGGGATGGGCCTGTCGATCACGCCGGTCAGCGCGGTGAGCGCTGGCCTCCCGGCCAGTATTCGGTCGTTCTCGCCCCGGTGGGTCAGGCAGCTCATCGCGGTGACGCCGGCGCAGCCGGATCCGCTGTCCGCCTGTTTCATCGCTGACCTTCGCACCCGCGGAGTACGCGTTCCCCGCGACGTCGTCCGGCAATTGGCCGGCGCCGACCGCGACGCTCACCCGTGA
- a CDS encoding epoxide hydrolase family protein — protein MWTREQRERHLSMGTQITPITTQVTDEQIVDLRSRLDNIRWPEGSTVADTSQGPTVAKLKALTDHWRQDYDWRAVEAELNGWGQSRTTIDGLDIDFLHVRSPEADALPLILTHGWPGSVLEFRKVIGPLSNPAAHGGDPRQAFHLVIPNLPGFGFSAKPAETGWGIPRIARAWITLMDRLGYDRWGAQGGDLGCAVTDEIAKLTPAGFIGSHLNFAMFGPTPDEIQDATTQERAALADAKDFWDNLSGYAKEQQTRPQTIGYSLADSPVGLAAWIYGMFQDTCGTPGDAEGSFTLDEMLDDIMLYWLPNSGPSAARLYWEMNQSGWSSPARIEDPITTPVGFTMPPKEAVRRSRRQLERRYADVIFFNEPTDGGHFFALEQPEVLVNDVRATFALLR, from the coding sequence ATGTGGACTCGCGAACAAAGAGAGAGGCACTTATCCATGGGCACGCAGATCACCCCCATCACCACGCAGGTGACCGATGAACAGATCGTTGATCTGAGAAGCCGCCTGGACAATATTCGCTGGCCGGAGGGCTCGACGGTCGCTGACACCAGCCAGGGACCGACGGTGGCGAAGCTGAAGGCTCTCACCGACCACTGGCGCCAGGACTACGACTGGCGCGCAGTGGAGGCCGAGTTGAACGGCTGGGGTCAGAGTCGGACCACGATCGACGGCCTGGACATCGACTTCCTCCACGTCCGCTCGCCCGAGGCCGACGCCCTTCCGTTGATCCTCACGCACGGCTGGCCCGGTTCGGTGCTGGAGTTCCGCAAAGTGATCGGTCCTCTCAGCAACCCCGCCGCGCACGGTGGTGACCCTCGTCAAGCGTTCCATCTGGTCATCCCGAACCTTCCCGGGTTCGGATTCTCCGCCAAGCCTGCCGAGACCGGCTGGGGCATCCCGCGAATCGCCCGCGCATGGATCACGCTGATGGACCGTCTCGGTTACGACCGATGGGGCGCTCAAGGGGGCGACCTCGGCTGCGCGGTGACCGACGAGATCGCGAAACTCACACCAGCCGGGTTCATCGGCTCACACCTGAACTTCGCCATGTTCGGCCCCACCCCGGACGAGATCCAGGACGCCACCACCCAAGAGCGCGCCGCTCTCGCGGATGCGAAAGACTTCTGGGACAACCTCTCCGGCTACGCGAAGGAACAACAGACCCGTCCGCAGACCATCGGCTATTCTCTCGCGGACTCACCGGTAGGGCTCGCGGCCTGGATCTACGGGATGTTCCAGGACACCTGCGGAACACCGGGCGACGCGGAAGGCTCCTTCACCCTGGACGAGATGCTCGACGACATCATGCTCTACTGGCTGCCGAACTCAGGCCCCAGTGCGGCGCGCCTGTACTGGGAGATGAACCAGTCGGGGTGGTCATCCCCGGCCCGGATCGAGGACCCGATCACGACCCCGGTCGGATTCACCATGCCGCCGAAAGAAGCGGTTCGACGGTCCCGTCGGCAACTTGAGCGACGCTACGCCGACGTCATCTTCTTCAATGAACCCACGGACGGCGGGCACTTCTTCGCCCTCGAACAGCCCGAGGTTCTGGTCAACGACGTGCGCGCCACCTTCGCGCTGCTGCGCTGA
- a CDS encoding TetR/AcrR family transcriptional regulator, with product MSDAATRAVPAGSPLRGAAREQAILDAVIELIGEVGYEKVTIDAIAARARSSKTTMYRRWAGKAGIVADALSRRAQGSEPEVPDTGSLRQDLLATVRQIAQTLVGRQGPSLIGLLEAIRDDATLRDLIGSQVTERSHSVGRTICARARSRGEKVDVHRSDVVLELAFAQVFTETLFHGGVPDAPVLERLVDHVLLPLLQRSV from the coding sequence TTGTCAGATGCAGCCACCAGAGCGGTTCCCGCGGGATCGCCGTTGCGGGGGGCCGCACGTGAGCAGGCCATTCTCGATGCGGTGATCGAGCTGATCGGAGAGGTCGGCTACGAAAAGGTCACGATCGACGCGATCGCAGCTCGAGCCCGATCCTCGAAAACGACCATGTACCGTCGCTGGGCCGGCAAGGCTGGAATCGTCGCAGACGCACTCAGCAGGCGGGCCCAAGGAAGCGAACCCGAGGTTCCCGACACCGGGTCCCTCCGACAGGACCTCCTGGCGACCGTGCGGCAGATCGCGCAGACCCTCGTCGGACGCCAGGGACCGTCACTGATCGGGCTGCTCGAAGCAATCCGGGACGACGCCACACTTCGCGACCTCATCGGCTCCCAAGTCACCGAACGGAGCCACAGCGTCGGGCGCACCATCTGCGCCCGGGCCAGATCGCGAGGCGAGAAGGTCGATGTCCACCGATCCGATGTCGTACTCGAACTCGCGTTTGCGCAGGTCTTCACCGAGACGCTGTTCCACGGCGGCGTTCCCGACGCTCCTGTCCTGGAACGCCTTGTCGACCACGTGCTCCTGCCACTACTGCAGCGCTCGGTCTGA